A window from Culex pipiens pallens isolate TS chromosome 3, TS_CPP_V2, whole genome shotgun sequence encodes these proteins:
- the LOC120416488 gene encoding KAT8 regulatory NSL complex subunit 2, which yields MRDNNLKSGSPRKMSSHPRGQQRTRPYQQNTPSGGHRSGTTTTTGVLQNPVVDQEKALRNQIHMEIEKKSKACSNASYECSLPRLENFNFCKRHILQDARAPFKQCAFFFASNGKRCLEPAPKYDNKKDYGTNYCFEHSRLTQLTKTKSTIGKYTPLETTETLLHQLAHHVKVDKAKQQQHHHHQPANCSALKITVHEDDEEGDVDVVTPSVDPYVDIDVGAINDAGRVVLDYASDSSSDEEAVTVGNTWRGYEMDNSDNESVDSQTEDLLKHAGIYTAEEATMITKEKLIRLQTLYIDQFHRLQHVLKEKRRRYLHDLRREREQHCSIHDQVKDSPKERKMYEKLKALNHYHRKHGVEAILHRKYLEKRAKATEGLHQKVPSYPKCAFTEGGVKCGERTLSCCKYCRKHILEDKKQVLFKACGVEKSGVVCQEPLANLFEDSTCYLHVELPAQKTFTKKKYESESEGEDDGQLTLKNDPFEEERRVGDTIKSSPSLSTSTTVTAVETDTEMAQVGPPLVENNITIVHDEEPGSLEDSLPVSVIAKPAAKDAPVKPVDVKPEQSPAAPSATDKGK from the exons ATGCGAGACAACAATctg AAGAGCGGGAGCCCCAGGAAGATGAGCAGCCATCCTCGAGGCCAGCAGAGGACCCGACCATATCAGCAGAATACACCATCTGGCGGACATCGCAGCGGAACGACAACAACAACCGGAGTCCTGCAGAATCCCGTCGTAGATCAGGAGAAAGCCTTGCGGAATCAAATTCACATGGAGATCGAGAAGAAGTCCAAGGCTTGTTCGAACGCGTCGTACGAGTGTTCGCTGCCGCGgcttgaaaatttcaacttttgcaAGCGCCACATCCTGCAGGATGCGCGAGCGCCGTTCAAGCAGTGCGCGTTCTTTTTCGCCTCGAACGGGAAACGATGCCTGGAGCCGGCGCCCAAGTACGACAACAAGAAGGACTACGGCACGAACTATTGCTTCGAGCACAGCCGGTTGACGCAGCTGACCAAGACCAAGTCGACGATCGGGAAGTACACCCCGCTGGAGACGACGGAAACGTTGCTGCATCAGCTGGCGCATCACGTAAAGGTGGACAaggccaaacagcagcagcaccatcaCCACCAGCCGGCCAACTGTTCGGCGTTGAAGATCACCGTTCACGAGGACGACGAGGAGGGGGATGTGGACGTGGTGACGCCGTCGGTTGACCCTTACG TGGACATTGACGTCGGTGCCATTAACGATGCGGGTCGGGTTGTGCTGGATTATGCTTCGGACAGCAGCAGCGACGAGGAAGCGGTCACCGTCGGGAACACTTGGCGTGGCTACGAGATGGACAACTCGGACAACGAGAGTGTTGACTCGCAAACGGAGGACCTGCTGAAGCACGCCGGGATCTACACGGCCGAGGAGGCGACCATGATCACGAAAGAGAAGCTCATCCGGCTGCAGACGCTGTACATTGACCAGTTCCACCGGTTGCAGCACGTGCTGAAGGAGAAACGCCGCCGTTATTTGCACGATTTGCGCAGGGAACGTGAGCAGCATTGCAGCATTCACGACCAGGTGAAGGATTCGCCCAAGGAGCGTAAAATGTACGAAAAGTTGAAGGCGCTGAATCATTACCACCGGAAGCACGGCGTGGAGGCGATTCTGCACCGGAAGTATCTGGAGAAACGAGCCAAGGCCACGGAAGGGCTGCACCAGAAGGTGCCGTCCTATCCAAAGTGTGCATTTACCGAGGGTGGCGTCAAATGTGGCGAACGGACGCTGTCCTGCTGCAAATACTGCCGCAAGCACATCCTCGAGGACAAGAAGCAGGTCCTGTTCAAGGCGTGCGGCGTCGAGAAGAGCGGAGTCGTATGCCAGGAACCGTTGGCGAACCTGTTTGAAGATTCCACCTGCTACCTGCACGTGGAACTCCCCGCCCAGAAAACATTCACCAAGAAAAAGTACGAATCCGAGTCGGAGGGTGAAGACGACGGTCAGCTGACGCTCAAAAACGATCCGTTCGAAGAGGAAAGACGCGTTGGTGACACCATCAAATCGTCCCCGTCGCTGTCCACGTCGACGACGGTCACGGCCGTCGAAACGGACACGGAAATGGCCCAGGTTGGACCGCCGCTTGTCGAGAACAACATTACCATCGTGCACGACGAGGAACCGGGCAGTTTGGAGGACTCGCTGCCGGTGAGCGTGATTGCCAAGCCGGCAGCCAAAGATGCTCCCGTCAAGCCAGTGGACGTGAAGCCGGAGCAGTCACCTGCGGCGCCGTCAGCGACGGACAAGGGCAAATAA